A genomic region of Pogoniulus pusillus isolate bPogPus1 chromosome 35, bPogPus1.pri, whole genome shotgun sequence contains the following coding sequences:
- the LOC135190254 gene encoding uncharacterized protein LOC135190254 codes for MSVRLSRALLAPHFQAPTAVGAALLSLGVLLPTAAPHPDNTTAAKLLGTWLYVAGAAQFPQHLLEMLLIDHGYLQVEPHTGGQELLITQHVAVGDQCLTNNSTYFDISTGNSTLVKHAKTQQIVGTLVNLSTEDVLLIQHQLQRERTYLGLYLYARQLSMSTSHREAFEQHARGQGLGAEAIVYAPWSTELCQVKEMGKGNSPHMEPTTVGTAPPPPGTQQPRSTDN; via the exons ATGTCCGTCCGTCTGTCCAGGGCTCTGCTCGCCCCGCATTTCCAAGCGCCCACGGCCGTGGGcgctgccctgctcagccttggggtgctgctgcccacggCTGCCCCGCACCCAGACAACACCACTGCAGCCAAG ctgctggggacATGGCTGTACGTGgctggggctgcccagttcccccagcacctcctggagATGCTGCTCATCGACCACGGCTACCTCCAGGTGGAGCCCCACACcggggggcaggagctgctcatcACCCAGCACGTCGCAGT gggggaccagtgtctcaccaacaaCTCCACCTACTTTGACATCTCCACGGGTAACAGCACGCTGGTGAAGCACG CCAAGACCCAACAAATTGTGGGGACACTGGTGAACCTCAGCACTGAAGATGTTTTACTCATCCAGCACCAACTGCAGAGAGAAAGGACATATCTGGGACTGTATCTCTACG CCCGACAGCTGAGCATGAGCACCTCGCACCGGGAAGCGTTCGAGCAGCACGCCAGGGGCCAGGGGCTGGGCGCGGAGGCGATCGTGTACGCGCCCTGGAGCACG GAGCTGTGTCAAGTGAAAGAgatgggaaaaggaaacagCCCACACATGGAGCCCACAACTGTGGGCACAGCACCACCTCCTCCAGGTAcccagcagcccaggagcacagacaaCTAA
- the SLC25A25 gene encoding mitochondrial adenyl nucleotide antiporter SLC25A25 isoform X5: protein MLCLCLYVPAFGESQTEFQYFESKGLPAELKSIFRLSLFIPSQEFSTYRQWKQKIVKAGDKDLDGQLDFEEFVHYLQDHEKKLRLVFKSLDKKNDGRIDAQEIVQSLRDLGVKISEQQAEKILKRIRTGHFWGPVTYMDKNGTMTIDWNEWRDYHLLHPVENIPEIILYWKHSTIFDVGENLTVPDEFTVEERQTGMWWRHLVAGGGAGAVSRTCTAPLDRLKVLMQVHASRSNNMCIIGGFTQMIREGGTRSLWRGNGINVLKIAPESAIKFMAYEQIKRFIGTDQEMLRIHERLLAGSLAGAIAQSSIYPMEVLKTRMALRKTGQYSGMLDCAKNILSKEGMAAFYKGYIPNMLGIIPYAGIDLAVYETLKNTWLQRYAVNSADPGVFVLLACGTISSTCGQLASYPLALVRTRMQAQASVEGAPEVTMRGLFKHILKTEGAFGLYRGLAPNFMKVIPAVSISYVVYENLKMTLGVESR, encoded by the exons ATGCTCTGCCTCTGTCTGTATGTGCCAGCTTTCGGGGAGTCGCAGACGGAGTTTCAGTACTTTGAGTCGAAGGGGCTGCCAGCTGAACTGAAATCCATCTTCCGCCTTAGCCTCTTCATTCCTTCCCAGGAGTTCTCCACCTACCGCCAGTGGAAGCAG AAAATTGTGAAGGCTGGAGACAAGGACTTGGATGGACAGCTGGATTTTGAGGAATTTGTTCACTATCTCCAAGATCATGAAAAGAAGCTGAGACTGGTCTTCAAGAGTTTGGATAAGAAGAATGATG GCCGCATTGATGCCCAGGAGATTGTCCAGTCTCTTCGGGACCTGGGAGTCAAGATCTCTGAACAGCAGGCTGAGAAAATACTGAAGAG AATAAGGACGGGACATTTCTGGGGTCCTGTCACCTA CATGGATAAAAACGGGACAATGACAATCGACTGGAACGAGTGGCGAGACTATCACCTGCTGCACCCAGTGGAGAACATCCCTGAAATCATCCTGTACTGGAAGCACTCAACG ATCTTTGATGTAGGAGAGAATTTGACTGTCCCGGATGAGTTCACGGTGGAAGAGAGGCagacagggatgtggtggagacaTCTGGTTGCAGGCGGAGGGGCAGGTGCTGTGTCCAGAACCTGTACAGCTCCTTTGGACCGCTTGAAAGTGCTCATGCAG GTTCATGCCTCCCGCAGTAACAACATGTGCATCATCGGTGGCTTTACTCAGATGATCCGAGAGGGTGGCACTCGGTCACTGTGGCGAGGGAACGGCATCAATGTGTTGAAGATCGCACCGGAATCTGCCATCAAGTTCATGGCGTATGAGCAG ATCAAGAGGTTCATCGGCACTGACCAGGAGATGCTGAGGATCCACGAGCGGCTGTTGGCTGGGTCTCTGGCGGGGGCCATTGCACAAAGCAGCATCTATCCGATGGAG GTTCTGAAAACACGGATGGCTTTAAGGAAGACAGGACAATATTCAGGCATGTTGGATTGTGCCAAAAACATCCTTTCAAAGGAAGGAATGGCTGCCTTCTACAAAGGCTACATCCCAAACATGCTAGGAATCATTCCATATGCTGGTATTGACCTGGCAGTCTATGAG ACACTGAAAAACACCTGGTTGCAGCGCTATGCTGTGAACAGTGCTGACCCTGGAGTCTTTGTTCTGCTGGCTTGTGGCACCATCTCCAGTACCTGTGGACAGCTTGCCAGTTACCCACTGGCTCTTGTGAGGACACGCATGCAGGCCCAAG CTTCAGTGGAAGGTGCTCCTGAAGTGACCATGAGGGGACTGTTCAAACACATCCTGAAGACAGAAGGAGCGTTTGGTCTTTACCGGGGTCTGGCACCAAACTTTATGAAGGTGATCCCAGCTGTAAGCATCAGCTATGTGGTTTATGAAAACTTGAAGATGACTCTGGGCGTGGAGTCACGGTGA
- the SLC25A25 gene encoding mitochondrial adenyl nucleotide antiporter SLC25A25 isoform X6 produces the protein MLCLCLYVPAFGESQTEFQYFESKGLPAELKSIFRLSLFIPSQEFSTYRQWKQKIVKAGDKDLDGQLDFEEFVHYLQDHEKKLRLVFKSLDKKNDGRIDAQEIVQSLRDLGVKISEQQAEKILKSMDKNGTMTIDWNEWRDYHLLHPVENIPEIILYWKHSTIFDVGENLTVPDEFTVEERQTGMWWRHLVAGGGAGAVSRTCTAPLDRLKVLMQVHASRSNNMCIIGGFTQMIREGGTRSLWRGNGINVLKIAPESAIKFMAYEQIKRFIGTDQEMLRIHERLLAGSLAGAIAQSSIYPMEVLKTRMALRKTGQYSGMLDCAKNILSKEGMAAFYKGYIPNMLGIIPYAGIDLAVYETLKNTWLQRYAVNSADPGVFVLLACGTISSTCGQLASYPLALVRTRMQAQASVEGAPEVTMRGLFKHILKTEGAFGLYRGLAPNFMKVIPAVSISYVVYENLKMTLGVESR, from the exons ATGCTCTGCCTCTGTCTGTATGTGCCAGCTTTCGGGGAGTCGCAGACGGAGTTTCAGTACTTTGAGTCGAAGGGGCTGCCAGCTGAACTGAAATCCATCTTCCGCCTTAGCCTCTTCATTCCTTCCCAGGAGTTCTCCACCTACCGCCAGTGGAAGCAG AAAATTGTGAAGGCTGGAGACAAGGACTTGGATGGACAGCTGGATTTTGAGGAATTTGTTCACTATCTCCAAGATCATGAAAAGAAGCTGAGACTGGTCTTCAAGAGTTTGGATAAGAAGAATGATG GCCGCATTGATGCCCAGGAGATTGTCCAGTCTCTTCGGGACCTGGGAGTCAAGATCTCTGAACAGCAGGCTGAGAAAATACTGAAGAG CATGGATAAAAACGGGACAATGACAATCGACTGGAACGAGTGGCGAGACTATCACCTGCTGCACCCAGTGGAGAACATCCCTGAAATCATCCTGTACTGGAAGCACTCAACG ATCTTTGATGTAGGAGAGAATTTGACTGTCCCGGATGAGTTCACGGTGGAAGAGAGGCagacagggatgtggtggagacaTCTGGTTGCAGGCGGAGGGGCAGGTGCTGTGTCCAGAACCTGTACAGCTCCTTTGGACCGCTTGAAAGTGCTCATGCAG GTTCATGCCTCCCGCAGTAACAACATGTGCATCATCGGTGGCTTTACTCAGATGATCCGAGAGGGTGGCACTCGGTCACTGTGGCGAGGGAACGGCATCAATGTGTTGAAGATCGCACCGGAATCTGCCATCAAGTTCATGGCGTATGAGCAG ATCAAGAGGTTCATCGGCACTGACCAGGAGATGCTGAGGATCCACGAGCGGCTGTTGGCTGGGTCTCTGGCGGGGGCCATTGCACAAAGCAGCATCTATCCGATGGAG GTTCTGAAAACACGGATGGCTTTAAGGAAGACAGGACAATATTCAGGCATGTTGGATTGTGCCAAAAACATCCTTTCAAAGGAAGGAATGGCTGCCTTCTACAAAGGCTACATCCCAAACATGCTAGGAATCATTCCATATGCTGGTATTGACCTGGCAGTCTATGAG ACACTGAAAAACACCTGGTTGCAGCGCTATGCTGTGAACAGTGCTGACCCTGGAGTCTTTGTTCTGCTGGCTTGTGGCACCATCTCCAGTACCTGTGGACAGCTTGCCAGTTACCCACTGGCTCTTGTGAGGACACGCATGCAGGCCCAAG CTTCAGTGGAAGGTGCTCCTGAAGTGACCATGAGGGGACTGTTCAAACACATCCTGAAGACAGAAGGAGCGTTTGGTCTTTACCGGGGTCTGGCACCAAACTTTATGAAGGTGATCCCAGCTGTAAGCATCAGCTATGTGGTTTATGAAAACTTGAAGATGACTCTGGGCGTGGAGTCACGGTGA
- the ORM2 gene encoding alpha-1-acid glycoprotein 2, with protein MLATLTLLLGLPLALTTETPTCSPLIPVTFDNGTIPRLLGKWFYIIGASKYPPHLEEIKVVKYAGFILSPGSHEDELDVVEVMRVNETCVTRNSSKIQVFRENSTLMHVDNNVTATAKLIQSDKDLLILNYSSDNFPGLSLSARTPNVSKEHLEEFRAQLHCLGFTEEEIFLTSEQYACPLPVEKTDEGDTES; from the exons ATGCTGGCCACCCTCACCCTCCTCCTGGGGCTGCCACTCGCCCTCACCACCGAgacccccacctgcagcccgcTCATCCCAGTCACCTTCGACAATGGCACCATCCCTAGG ctcctgggaaaATGGTTCTACATCATCGGTGCCTCCAAATACCCACCCCACCTGGAGGAGATTAAAGTGGTCAAATATGCAGGTTttatcctctctcctggcagccatgaggatgagctcGACGTCGTGGAAGTCATGAGAGT GAATGAGACCTGTGTGACGAGGAACAGCAGCAAGATCCAGGTCTTTCGGGAAAACTCCACCCTGATGCATG TCGATAACAATGTGACTGCTACAGCCAAACTTATCCAAAGTGACAAAGACCTCCTGATCCTGAATTACTCCAGTGACAACTTCCCAGGTCTGAGCCTCTCAG CACGAACACCCAACGTGAGCAAGGAGCACCTGGAGGAGTTCAGAGCCCAgctgcactgcctgggcttcACCGAGGAGGAGATCTTCCTCACTTCTGAACAG TatgcctgtcccctgcctgtggAGAAGACAGATGAAGGTGACACAGAGTCATAG